The Gossypium hirsutum isolate 1008001.06 chromosome D07, Gossypium_hirsutum_v2.1, whole genome shotgun sequence genome includes the window TAAAACTCACACTTCTCTCACAAATAAAATTCACACAATATGGCTTTTACTTCTCTCGAATGGTCTCACCAATCATTTTTGCCTTTtttttccactcgattttcgCCTCTCAAAGTTCTTCGCAAACTAAATCGACGAATCAATACTGTTTGGCGTCGGCTGACAAAATTGTTTTGGCTTGGTGGGTAATGAtgtcggaaatggtaggctatcaaacaaaataggaatggttaagtgtggctatatagatatggtccttcaggcaacaagcaatgcttttacaaacccaaaatgaatttcaatcactctttttttttcaatttcgattttttttctttttttttaaattccgaattattatttttttcttcaatactaaatacaaaaagtaaaaataaattgaatacaaacttttttttgaattttttttcgaattttttttcaagtttttttttatttttttacaatactGTAATACCGATAACGTCGATCTTACTCCGATtcaactagctctgataccaaatgatgtgaccCCGACCTCATTGATGAATCCGAGTCATtgttgtgcccgatcgtgaattggagtaatactcgagggtggacgaaataggttaagaaagaagagataaaggctcaaatttagttcaaaaggggttatgaaatgtattgaggatgataggtgaatgaaaaccaagtattcaagttgaaccaacacaatataacagcttgtttggtttggtgtattggctatgccaatacacctctaatcggTGGGCCCTACCTAATACCTCTCTAATCCGCCGTTTGGTTCAGCGTATTGCTAATACGCGTGTATTCTGTTACTTTCCTAATCGGTGAAAagcaccgatttctattccccccCTTCTGCCCAGATTAGATGACGCTTCAGCAAACCCTCCCTCTTTTACCCTCCCCCGATCCCCTTTGTTTCTCTTCTGTTTTCCACCTTCATCCGATTTGCTTCCTTGTTTCATTGCTTTTCTTTTCTGCAAATTTGGTCCCAGtttattttcttgcattttcctttgttttctttcGTTTTCCCTCTTACCAAACACTAAATTTTccctctctttctctctattttctttcatAATACTCGGAGcgtaaaaagaaaaaatactGTAATTACTTTCTAGACGATAACTAGAGAGAGTGAAGCCAAGAACTTTCTGGAATTTTTAATCtaaccttcttctttttttgttttagttcAGAGAGAGTGTTTTTGAATTTCATCATTTGTTAATTTCTTCTTTAgtgtccttttttttttctacttgATTCGGTTAACGATCAATATGTGAGATTTAGCTCTTTGATAGTCGAAATTAGAATGATGGAGCGGTTAATCTCCGTTTGTTTACAGTTGATTTTGGTGTTGGATTTGGTTTTCAGAGTTTCAGGAAATGCGGAAGGTTCGTCATGATTATTTCCTCTTATTTTCTTGTTTGAACTTTGAACTTTGCAAAtggaattattgttaaatttaatGTATATGATTCAAATTAGATGAATTTAGTAGCTATTGGATTGGTTTAGCAGTGGCATAAGGTTGACTGTttgttttaaatttcaattaGCTTTGGTGTTGTAATTGGCTTGACTGGAGAGATACTTGCACGCTTACTAATTTATGCGAAAGTTTTCGATACAATTTTACGTTCTAATTCTCGATATCCAGTTTGGTTAAATTAACCAATGCGTTGTCTTCATCCATGTCTGTTGTCGTCTTGAACCCTGTTTGTTATTTTGAATCTTTCAAGTTATAGTGGAGCTTTAGCGCTTTACagtattttaaatgttttcatgATATGATTTTAACTTCTTTGTTGTTATCTGTTTATGTGATGAAATAAATCTTCTTTACAGTATTTTAAATGGTGCAGGATGTTGTATTATGCCATGCAGGGATCTTTCAAACAATAAGCTAGAAGGAGATATTCCAGTTAATGGTTCCTTTTCACTCTTCACTCCCATCAAGTTTTTCTCTTATGCTATTTCATGTTTCTCTCACCCTAACTTCTGATCCTCGTCGCCACTGTTTTATCATATCTGTACTCTTAGGCTAGCCTCTTGAATTGCTGCTTCTTTTGTTCACAGTTTTGCTAATAATCGGTTGAATAATCCTCCACCTGCTCCGCCGCCTCCTATCACACCTACAACTCCAATTCCATCAGGTTTGTTCtcgattttattattattattattaattattattagctTTTAATTGTGCTTAACTTTGAGGCCTGCTTcacttttatttgtatttatatagATATTTGATTGGGAGTTGAGATAttcctttgtatttttctttGCATTTGCCAATTTTTTGGTATATTGCTGATCCTGAGCTTTTTTACATCTGGGTCTGTTTTTTAAGAAGGTGCCTTTGAGTTCAGATCCAAAATCTGATTATAATATTGCCTAAGATGGCTTTAGGTTCCTGTTTAAGAGGTACTGGCTGTTTTCTCCTCGTTTATTTCTTTAGTCTCATGTTTCACATTTGTGCTATGCTCTCTGTATTTGGTGCGCCATTTATCATATGTATGTTCTTCAGGTTGCCAATTTTTTTCTGACTGTTAATTATTAAATCTATTGTTAGCCTCAATTATCAAATAtattctcttttgcttcttcaGTTTGAGATGATATTCTGAGCTACCGATCACCTACTGGAAACTTGTATTATaacatttgttatttttaaattcatgTGCTTGGTGAATGTGGATTGTCTTTGAATCGAAGTGGAATTGTTAGAAATTCGTGGATGCCAAATACTTTTTGAACTCTTGTTACAATGGACCATCTATTGATCTGATTTTTACATTGTCTAGAACGTCCGGAATCTCAAGCACCACTTGATTGGGCTGTAAGGAAACGGATTGCATTAGGAGCTGCAAGGGGGCTTGCATATTTGCATGATCATTGTGACCCTAAGATTATACACCGTGATGTAAAGGCTGCAAATATATTGTTGGATGAGGAATTTGAAGTAGTTGTCAGAGACTTTGGGTTGGCCAAATTAATGGACTACAAAGATACGCACGTCACAACTGCTGTTCGTGGCACAATTGGTCACATAGCTCCTGAATACCTATCAACTGGAAAGTCATTAGAGAAAACAGATGTTTTTGGCTACGGTGTCATGCTTCTTGAACTCATTACAAGACAGAGGGCTTTCGATCTAGCTCGGCTTGCAAATGATGATGATGTCATGCAGCCATTACCTCTCAGAGCTGCACAAGACCTCATTAGATTCTTGCATCAGCCAGTTTATCACAGTCAGAGATTTAAATTGTGGCTTAGCTATTTTGAGATATATGGTGGAAAACTCTTTGACCTTTTGAGTGATAGAAAGtaattcccttttctttccttGCTTATTTATTTATGCATGTCCATGTGTGTTATCAATCAATTTCTTTCTTAAAAGCACTTGATTGAGTATGATgtgtaataaattttaattatcttcTGGTTTGACCTTCTATTATGTATCAAGCCATTTGCCCTTCACACATTCTCTCTTTCAATATGTATTCTGGTATAAATGTGCATGCACATACATAttcgaattttttaaaattggaacATTAGATATAATCAAGTAAAGAACttgattaaaaaacaaatattcaatatattaaaattgGATTTGTAGATATAAtacaatgaataaattgtaaggtgattaaaattgaatgaataaattagaaaaattttattaaaaataaaactaattaaatgtgtatattcatatacactgcattaattaaaaatatttttaaataattaaaataaaaatattattttaataatattacatatatatcgaCTTTTGAACCAGTGGCAACTACTTCAgtacaaaataaaaaaggtaattaATAAGCAGGCTCATTCATAATTTTTTCCCCACAGAATGAATGATGTTATTTGCAAACAAAAGCCGTCCTCAAAAATCTTCTCCCAAATTTTTTTTGCCATTGATATAAATATAAACTGGTTAATGtggtatattaatatataaaaggaaattagtatataaattcatataagaatattgattattaagaattttattaaattatatattttaattataatatatttaataataattatgttaaaatatgattaaattatttattattgatattaataatattattaaaatttaataacaataacaataattatttacCTAAAccaatttatgctaagggtattctagtcattttagttttttccattatgctattacacctctatttcattcaactaaacacaagattactattacgcctctattccattacattcaaccaaacagttgatttgctattacacctctattccaatacacctctaatccaatacacctctattccaatacacctctaatccaatacagcgaaccaaacgtgccctaagtgtgttaacccggcaCTTATAGGAATACTTAGATAGGCTAAATGATGTATGgatagaaaacaaataaaatggaacctcgacccgctatcaaagaggataggaacctcggtataatttgaacgccacactttgggtgcaaagtgataagtttggAATAGAAgatgggttgacgccacaagggttgcttgataagtcagacgagtctttggagaacaatgagagttgaaaataaactcacaaagtaatcagaattcatatataattcaaaagtatattgtctaacctcAAAACGAATAcaaagcaaactatttatagccaAAAACAAGGGCTAGCCAAATGGTCATTAGAGAACATGAATGGTCAATTCGGTTCAGCCTTAATGTACTGAAAGTTAAAGGAAAATTCCAGGTAGCTTCTTGTGTATTGGGGTCGTCAACAGCCAGCTTTTAGAGGCCTTGGAATCAGCTGGAAAGTAATGAGCTACATTGGGAGCTGAATGGGACAAGCTAAGTTCGGCCAACAATTTGATGAGCTATTAAAATTTACTTGATTAGCTGAAAAGTCTGGGAAGCTTTAATGAGCAGCTTTGGAGACTCCACCAGCCATGCAATGTGAAATTATGATTCGCCCTTGCAATGCTCGAAAGGATGTTTTGAAACCAGCAGCCCACTTTGCACCTTTATGGCATTTGAGGAACACGAAAATGGTGCATGGGAAATAGAATTTAATTCGGTCAACACATGTTAAAACTTGCACATTTaacttagccgaatttaattattgTAGACAACAATTTAATTCGGTCAACACATGTTAAAACTTGCACATTAAAAGACATTTAGTCATCAGTACCTATAACAATAAAATTCGGCTGGACATAAATTAAAGCCTCATTAAGTCATCAATGAGACATTAATTTCGACAGCCACATTAGGACATATTTAAGACATGTTATGATTCAAACaacataaatacacacatatttaaaacacctaattaaaatgtccaattttaataaatttaatactaacaCTTAGTTGagctggaataaataaataaactaacttattcaatttattttagcaaatgaaaatttaagaattaaaataaactcaaattgagcaaaatgatcccattgagctggaaacaagctaaacgAAGCTCAGCGAgatgcaattgagctaatttagctcgcatgggtgtgcaataaatacttatggagctgatcgaaaaatgtgcccggggcgtggtcgtatcaCAAGGCTTgctggcttaaatctgcttcccactatcttggaaagataagatttgccgtcttcgatctgctcccctactgcttagggatataagacctacaatcttcaacctactccgctgctgctcagggagacaaggcttggtggcttaaatctgcttcccactatcttcgaaagataagatttgccgtctttgatctactccactactgcttagggagataagatctacaatcttcaacctactccgctgctgctcaagaagacaaggcttggtggcttaaatttgcttcccactatcttggaaagataagatttgccatctttgatctgctccactactgcttagggagataagatctacaatcttcaacctactccgctgctgctcagggagacaaggcttggtggcttaaatctgcttcccactatcttggaaagataagatttgccgtctttgatctgctccactactgcttagggagataagatctacaatcttcaacctaatccgctgctgctcagggagacaaggcttggtggcttaaatctgcttcccactatcttggaaagataagatttgccatctttggTCTgtttcactactgcttagggagataagatctacaatcttcaacctactccgctgctgctcagggagacaaggcttggtggcttaaatctgcttcccactatctttgaaagataagatttgttatctttgatctgctccactactacttagggagataagatctacaatcttcaacctactccgctgctgctcagggagacaaggcttggtggcttaaatctgcttcccactatcttggaaagataagatttgccgtcttcgatctgctcccctactgcttagggatataagatctacaatcttcaacctactccgctgctgctcagggagacaaggcttggtggcttaaatttgcttcccactatcttcgaaagataagatttgccgtctttgatctgctccactactgcttagggagataagatctacaatcttcaacctactccgctgctgctcagggagacaaggcttggtggcttaaatctgcttcccactatcttggaaagataagatttgccatctttgatctgctccacttttgcttagggagataagatctacaatcttcagcctactccattgctgctcagggagacaaggcttggtggcttaaatctgcttcccactatcttggaaagataagatttgccgtcttcaatcttctctactactgcttagagagataagatatacaatcttcaacctactccgctgctgctcagggagacaaggcttagTGTTTCACCATTttattctctggggaacatgacctgtataattcattttCTGAACCTAATTATgtctagtgattaggatgtcatgatcagaatgagtcaaatgctcctaactaagtATGTATGAataatgtttgcatgaatgcagaatgtcattttttcattttttttatataacgaTCTTTCTTTATCGCTTAAGTTATCATTGCTCGAcatttattaaggttttatcactgacgcgCTATAACGCCTTCGCTCAGCTGACGTCTTTATTTAGttagattgcccccactgtaaacttcAAATTCAATCCACTAggacgcaaaatttgtaccattaTTCTCCCACTGCAACCCGAGGGTAGACATATACAGCTTTTTCTCAATTcactcctatcacaattcaaggctACAAAATGTCTAGTTCTTTGGTCCTTTACACTATGCCTATGGTGTTGTACCAATGGCTTATGCTCAAATGAAGGCTTTCTTCTCCGAGggaacctcttcctattgcctagtGATCATTGTTTATTTAAGCCTTATCACTGACATGACATCTCGTTAATTTTCTCAATCGATgctttttgacaacaaaattcgAAGAGAAAGTCCttatttagactcttccttctcaaatttccaacctttaaacttggtgcattctaaacaatagtcctgtttcaggttcctgcattatttagaaacttctaaagtaatatgcaaaactttcattgtgaaagttttattagtccattaatcactattccaatgcaacatgcttgcaaaaaggtcataacaatggataagaataaagttaa containing:
- the LOC107921506 gene encoding BRASSINOSTEROID INSENSITIVE 1-associated receptor kinase 1; translation: MERLISVCLQLILVLDLVFRVSGNAEGCCIMPCRDLSNNKLEGDIPVNGSFSLFTPINFANNRLNNPPPAPPPPITPTTPIPSDCLERPESQAPLDWAVRKRIALGAARGLAYLHDHCDPKIIHRDVKAANILLDEEFEVVVRDFGLAKLMDYKDTHVTTAVRGTIGHIAPEYLSTGKSLEKTDVFGYGVMLLELITRQRAFDLARLANDDDVMQPLPLRAAQDLIRFLHQPVYHSQRFKLWLSYFEIYGGKLFDLLSDRK